In Sander vitreus isolate 19-12246 chromosome 4, sanVit1, whole genome shotgun sequence, the genomic stretch AAAGACCATTAAAACATATGACGGTGCATTTAACGGAATTTTGTACTCACTGCAAATTTTAAACTGCCTGTAACTCTTGAATCCAGCGTGGCCTCTGAGAGGTCCATGGCCTCACCACTCCGAGATTTTATCCTAATATACGACTTCCTGTTTGTCAAAGAATCTGTGCGCTCGCCGTAGTCCCCcatcctctcacacacattctCCATCAGCTCAAGGAGGTTTCCCTCTGAGCGAGCCAGAGGAACCTGTTGGCATCAAAGGTCATGAAAAACTCTGAATTTAAGAAGATGTGAGGTTTCTCTACAAATGTAGTAATAATAAATGAAGTAACAACACTTTATTTTGCAGTCCAGTTTGGTTGTTCATTAAACAGTAAGGTGACAATATGAGTTTAATTGCCTGGTTTTTTGTTTCTCTACTCTCACCTAACACTTATGACAATATCCCAGAGTACAGGGGGATGCCATCAGGTGTCTTGTGTTGTCCAACAAATATAGTCCCAAATccaaacatattcagtttatCATCATATAAGACACagacatttgagaagctggaaccagagaaaaTCACAATGTATCAAAAATAGTTGTCCAATCGTTGTCTATTTAGTTAGGTTAGGTTAGTAGCATCTCATCCCAGTGAGAAACAGTTGATAAGCCAAACACTGCTTAAATCAAACAAACGTGCAGCACTACTAGTAAAGTGGTGCAGCCTATAGAGTGGTTTTGACACATTACTACGTGGCTGTGCTGCAGCCTCACCTCTCTGATGGACTGGCTGCCGTCCGGGTTGATCCTGAAGGATCCCGTCTGGATCATTTTCTTTGGATCTATTTGGGAGATGGCCCACTCCATCTCATCTACCAGAGCCCTGCAAGCTGCGGTGAGCAGAAGGAGAGCACCCACGCATTAGGACTTTTCTGTCCTGAACAGAGAGTGAGCGAGGCAACATACAGACGTACATACCTCCACATCTGATGTCCTGTCCTTGTCTGGCTGCCTGGCTGAAGCTCAGAAGGAGACACAGAACCACACATGGTGTGAGCAGAACGGCCGCTTCCCTCATCTTGCATCTAAACACAGATTTCAccacaacaaaagctgacacaTCAACAGGCAAAAGAAACATTCAAGTGACTCTTTAAGAAGTTAGCCCCTGGTAACCTCTCAGCCACTGCTAGCTACAACAATGTTTATGTCCGACAACCATGAACCAGAGAACATCTTGTTACATTTTCATTCAACTTACAAGTTTCTGGCAGTGTTTTCTGAGACCACCTTTACACTTTTACACGCTGTTCCATTGCATTCGGTGGAATGTGGTGACGTAGGCAACTGAGCTGCTGGACAGGATGGAGCCGCGATCCAGACGGCGCCCTCGCGTGGCCGGGAAGATGCCAACGGCTTCGTTCCTTCTGTTTCGTTGaggcgggtatggctgcagcctggagcgtccCATGCCATGCCATGCCGTCACATGCCGAGGCGTGTCCAACGGTAAGTTCAGCGGGCCAAAATACGAAATCGCGAATTATTTTCCAGATAGAGTCACGGGTAAATTCGTCACCACGTTTGCAATCAAGGAGGGTccgtgtatgttttggtcattcgattcgatacatttatttattcccctctctccctgccttcctctgactctGTGTCTCTACCCGCAGCAGACAGCTTCACCCGAAGAGAGTCAAACCAGCTGAGGAAATAGACTTTCAGTTcacggctgtaacgttactgttacattaacgttaccgtacagcgccaaagtctgatcccagcaaactttctgttgttgtcgttaagcttgctgatctggcagaaagtcaccgGCGGTTCGGGATCAGATCATTGAGATCAGACCtccggtgctgggtctaatgttataatgttcgctgctgccgctgcagctagctagcagctagccaccaGCCCTATGACCTGGGTCCCCGGTTCGCTCTGTGTTCGCTCCCcggtgctgactgactctggtccgtctgcagagctggCGTTACCCGCTCTAGCTAAACTGGGAATCAGACCAATCTGCCGCGctcgtgttttattcatattttcttttctttgcagattatgaaagaaaaagtcatttttttaatttctgttttctagtgatttaaatttttgttttatgaaataggaaatgaaaatcgaagcatgtttaaaatgttcacattcccttttgacaaggaaaaggaaaaaacgccttgtatttcagttttaaattttgtattttaaaacgaaaatcaaatagccattcgttttttgttttttaatatctgttaatgaaatgaaaatcgaataaccaaaacatacactgaccggatttcctgaggatggataacaaggatctgcacacacaagaatacaaaaataaacattacactttacaCAAAAAGTTACACTCTTTCCAatactcctttttatttttatagtctatattgttttcacacttcactGGGACATTGCTGCAAATACAATTGCTTATCAGCAAGGCGAGAGGGCATgacacgggaggctccaggttgcagccatagaataattttttttgtttgcctatAATCTTAATAAACATCATTTaatcttcccttctcttttgcatcttttgttgaggaagtaacctccttaaatgtgcatatgacaattattcacctcaatgatacattaattatacatacattacttcattttaatgtattaataaacccctggactgtaatattgttacgtttgagcaagatttctgctcatgttcaaaactttgtgcgtactcaaaatatatctgtgttctctgagatttggaggagtcgtgatattttgagaaaaataatagTCACTATTAAAATTATAATAGTCACtaaatttcagaaaataatctacctgcaccatagtctgctgtgcgttacgtgattgctctgctgatacggtagatctcaggcCGTCtcacagactcagagccccgtttgagactctggtctctgaatgagcgaaCGTTTAGAGAAgtgtctgtacgctgctctctg encodes the following:
- the cnpy2 gene encoding protein canopy homolog 2, translating into MREAAVLLTPCVVLCLLLSFSQAARQGQDIRCGACRALVDEMEWAISQIDPKKMIQTGSFRINPDGSQSIREVPLARSEGNLLELMENVCERMGDYGERTDSLTNRKSYIRIKSRSGEAMDLSEATLDSRVTGSLKFACETIVEQHEDEVIEFFAHETDNVKDKLCSKRTDLCDHALKMAHDEL